One Thalassotalea sediminis DNA segment encodes these proteins:
- a CDS encoding cytochrome-c peroxidase encodes MQMFKCSTRLIVLIVIMLQGQVNANSSTISLSKNCPPSFELSAKGECKLLNLYQFYSSVQGRGVGGTQTSLPDHRDGFTPSEIDLGRYLFFDPLLSKDGSLSCASCHQPDKGFSDQRDRSIGVTGEKVARSAPTLWNVAFLDKFFWDARAKTLEEQAIGPLFDPKEMGNTPTKLLTDINRNSTYKKLFKQVFPSSESISVANITRALAAFQSSLISLNSRYDRYAHGAHNVLTEREIAGMNVFRSFVARCAECHQPPLFTNNQVAVIGTPEPEGLPFDVGAEKTFNAKKLRGGFKVPTLRNITKTAPYMHSGRFDNLFDSVEFYTKGRGHAVPKDESLQLHWHIWEPDLTKDEIQLIVEFLGTLTDESLTPQIPLVVPSGLPVIDQEYQSSITKHNNNSSATGNGE; translated from the coding sequence ATGCAGATGTTTAAATGTAGCACTAGGCTTATTGTTCTTATTGTTATCATGCTACAGGGGCAGGTGAATGCGAACTCATCTACGATCTCGCTTTCAAAAAACTGCCCTCCTAGTTTTGAATTGTCTGCTAAGGGTGAGTGTAAGTTACTAAATTTATATCAGTTTTATAGTTCGGTTCAAGGGCGAGGTGTAGGAGGTACACAAACATCGTTACCTGATCATAGAGACGGTTTTACACCCTCTGAAATTGATCTTGGCCGTTATTTATTTTTTGATCCATTATTGTCTAAAGATGGCTCATTATCTTGTGCTAGTTGTCATCAACCAGATAAAGGCTTCAGTGACCAACGCGACCGAAGCATTGGTGTGACTGGCGAGAAGGTTGCGCGTTCCGCCCCCACATTATGGAACGTTGCCTTTCTCGATAAGTTTTTTTGGGATGCACGGGCAAAAACATTAGAAGAGCAGGCGATAGGGCCATTATTCGATCCTAAAGAAATGGGTAATACACCGACAAAATTACTCACTGATATTAATCGTAACAGCACTTACAAAAAGTTATTCAAACAAGTTTTTCCTAGCAGTGAGAGCATTTCTGTAGCAAACATTACACGTGCGTTGGCAGCCTTTCAAAGTTCACTTATTTCATTGAACAGTCGTTATGATAGATACGCACATGGTGCACACAATGTGTTAACCGAACGAGAAATTGCCGGTATGAATGTTTTTCGATCATTTGTTGCCCGTTGTGCAGAGTGTCATCAACCTCCTTTATTTACTAACAACCAAGTAGCAGTTATCGGTACACCAGAACCTGAAGGGTTACCATTTGATGTAGGCGCTGAAAAAACGTTTAACGCCAAAAAATTACGTGGTGGTTTTAAAGTTCCTACATTACGAAATATTACCAAAACAGCACCTTATATGCATTCTGGTAGGTTTGATAATCTGTTCGATTCTGTTGAGTTCTACACAAAGGGGCGCGGGCATGCAGTACCTAAAGACGAGTCATTGCAATTGCATTGGCATATATGGGAACCAGATTTAACGAAAGACGAAATTCAATTGATTGTTGAGTTTTTGGGCACGCTCACGGATGAAAGTTTAACACCACAAATACCGTTAGTTGTACCTTCAGGTCTGCCGGTAATTGACCAAGAATATCAATCAAGTATTACAAAACATAACAACAATAGTTCAGCAACAGGTAATGGGGAATAA
- a CDS encoding parallel beta-helix domain-containing protein, whose product MSSGKILGAILVVGAFAGGMYFGSNQQAAPTITNSTGGASYSGGYDKSTDSSVKSVGKSAVLERTTEGVTHVIEPGDLIMDAVKIANPGDTIQIMPGTYHETVYIDKDDIRIIGVIDEGKRATLDGEGQLNDAILYSGNNIVVENLLITKYKGNAIMGQAGNNFEIRNNIIVDTGVYGIFPQLGKNGIVEHNIISGIEDAAIYVGMSDNIHVAHNEVFDSVAGIEIENSRHAIVENNYVHNNTGGILAFITPGLPIKTTFDVIIRHNFIVNNNTANFGAPGSTVAGIPAGTGILIMAADEVIVEGNIITGNKTAGIIITDHQNAPNTTIDPESDPAPDKVMILDNLMANNGYDTIDEAKALMLTEFKQGNPDIVRVGTSRDSCIINRHRYVTVGVKDWQECSFTNTASVDSYILDEPVPAREIDPSERGKVVYMGICAGCHTYTGRMIGPPVQIIQALYMDNPQGLADWIAKPTKKRDDYPEMPPQDYLDEETRLAAAKYLLSVNR is encoded by the coding sequence ATGAGCTCAGGTAAAATATTAGGCGCTATACTGGTGGTTGGTGCATTTGCAGGTGGCATGTATTTTGGTAGTAACCAACAAGCTGCACCAACAATAACCAATAGTACAGGCGGCGCAAGCTATTCAGGTGGGTATGACAAGTCTACAGATTCATCTGTAAAAAGTGTGGGAAAAAGTGCAGTCCTGGAGCGCACTACAGAAGGGGTAACGCACGTTATTGAGCCCGGTGATTTGATCATGGATGCAGTGAAAATTGCTAATCCAGGCGATACCATTCAGATTATGCCGGGCACATACCATGAAACGGTGTATATCGACAAAGATGATATTCGCATTATTGGTGTAATTGACGAAGGTAAACGTGCAACGTTGGACGGTGAAGGGCAGTTAAACGATGCTATTTTATATTCGGGCAACAATATCGTTGTTGAAAATTTGCTGATCACAAAATACAAAGGTAATGCCATTATGGGGCAGGCTGGTAACAATTTTGAGATCAGAAATAATATTATCGTAGATACTGGTGTTTACGGGATTTTTCCTCAGCTAGGTAAAAACGGTATTGTTGAGCACAATATTATTTCAGGTATTGAAGATGCAGCTATTTATGTTGGTATGAGTGATAACATACATGTGGCACATAATGAGGTTTTTGATAGTGTTGCCGGTATCGAAATAGAAAATTCTCGCCATGCGATTGTTGAAAATAACTATGTTCATAACAATACTGGTGGCATTCTAGCGTTCATTACACCTGGCCTACCGATAAAAACGACCTTTGATGTTATTATCCGCCATAATTTTATTGTTAATAATAACACCGCAAACTTTGGTGCTCCGGGGTCAACAGTAGCAGGGATCCCAGCAGGTACGGGAATTCTGATTATGGCTGCAGATGAGGTTATTGTTGAAGGGAATATTATAACCGGAAATAAAACAGCAGGCATTATAATTACGGATCATCAAAATGCGCCAAACACCACGATTGATCCTGAGTCTGATCCTGCGCCGGATAAAGTCATGATATTAGATAACTTAATGGCTAATAATGGTTACGATACGATTGATGAAGCTAAAGCGTTAATGTTAACGGAATTTAAACAGGGTAACCCTGATATCGTGCGTGTTGGTACTAGCAGAGACAGTTGTATTATCAATCGCCACCGTTATGTCACCGTAGGGGTTAAGGACTGGCAGGAATGTAGTTTCACCAACACCGCAAGTGTTGATAGTTATATTCTTGATGAGCCAGTACCTGCACGTGAAATAGACCCCTCAGAACGTGGTAAAGTCGTATATATGGGAATTTGTGCTGGGTGTCATACTTACACTGGGCGCATGATTGGTCCTCCAGTACAAATTATTCAAGCCTTGTATATGGATAACCCACAAGGGTTAGCTGATTGGATTGCTAAGCCAACGAAAAAGCGTGACGACTATCCAGAAATGCCACCGCAAGATTATCTTGATGAAGAAACGCGATTAGCAGCGGCCAAATATTTGCTAAGTGTAAATAGATAG